GCCAGGATGATGGGCACCGCGCCGCGCAGCCCGGCCCAGGACATGAGGGTCTGCTCCTGCCACGGCACCCGGAACGGCGTCAGGCACAGCACGACACTCAGGGGCCGCGCCACCATGGTCAGCACCAAGCCGATGACCAGCCCGGGCAGGACGTCGTCGCCGAGCTCGTGCGGGGTGACCAGCAGGCCGAGCAGGACGAACATGCCGATCTGGGCGATCCAGCCGAGTCCGTCGGCGAAGCCGCGGGTGGCGGGCCAGTGCGGCAGCTTGGCGTTGCCCATCGCCATGGAGGCGAGGTAGACGGCGAGGAACCCGCTGCCGTGGGCCAGCGCGCCCGCCGCGTAGGCGGTGACGGCGATCGCCATGACCGCGATCGGGTAGAGGCCGGAGGCGGGCAGGGCGACGTGCCTGAGGCCCCAGGAGCCCAGCCAGCCCACCGCGATGCCGACGGCGGCACCGATGGCCAGTTCGAGGGTTATCTCGCCGAGCAGCGTGTACCAGTGCTCGACGGGACCCGCCTGGGAGAAGGCGACCACCAGGATGACCACGGGGGCGTCGTTGAAGCCGGACTCGGCCTCCAGCGTGCCCGTTATGCGCGAGGGCAGGGGGATCTTGCGCAGCACCGAGAACACCGCCGCCGCGTCCGTCGAGGAGACGACCGCCCCGATGATCAGCGCCTGCCGCCACTCGAGCCCGATCAGGTAGTGCGCGGCCGACGCCGTGACCCCGACGCTCACCGCGACCCCGGCCAGCGCGAGCGCCGTCGCCGCGGGCAGGGCCGGTTTGATCTCCTTCCACTTCGTGCCGAGGCCGCCCTCGGCCAGGATCACGACCAGGGCCGCGTATCCGATGACCTGGGTCAGTTCGGCGTTGTCGAAGTGGATGTCGCCGATGCCGTCCTGGCCCATGGCGATGCCGATCCCCAGGTACACGAGCAGGCTGGGGAGCCCGCTGCGCGAGGAGATCCGGACC
Above is a window of Streptomyces griseorubiginosus DNA encoding:
- a CDS encoding potassium/proton antiporter; the encoded protein is MRVSQGRERPLTVHHLNQLLLVCSLVLLVAVAAVRISSRSGLPSLLVYLGIGIAMGQDGIGDIHFDNAELTQVIGYAALVVILAEGGLGTKWKEIKPALPAATALALAGVAVSVGVTASAAHYLIGLEWRQALIIGAVVSSTDAAAVFSVLRKIPLPSRITGTLEAESGFNDAPVVILVVAFSQAGPVEHWYTLLGEITLELAIGAAVGIAVGWLGSWGLRHVALPASGLYPIAVMAIAVTAYAAGALAHGSGFLAVYLASMAMGNAKLPHWPATRGFADGLGWIAQIGMFVLLGLLVTPHELGDDVLPGLVIGLVLTMVARPLSVVLCLTPFRVPWQEQTLMSWAGLRGAVPIILATIPMVNGVEGSRRIFNIVFVLVVVYTLVQGPTLPWLARKLRLGGDAEAADLGIESAPLERLRGHLLSVAIPEGSRMHGVEVNELRLPAGAAVTLVVRDEKSFVPLPTTVLRRGDELLVVATDPVRDAAERRLRAVGHGGKLADWLGTGGNGGSG